Proteins encoded in a region of the Paramagnetospirillum magneticum AMB-1 genome:
- the gmk gene encoding guanylate kinase: protein MTDTLPTVSRRGLMLVMSSPSGAGKTTISRALLERDPAIGMSVSATTRAPRPGEVDGKDYHFVTVEKFHEMVEKREFLEHARVFDNFYGTPRGPVDEILRSGRDVLFDIDWQGTQQMAQNARADLVSVFVLPPSVEELERRLRGRAQDSDEVVRKRMAKAGDEMSHWPEYDYIVVNIDLDKSIAAVQAILAAERLKRERQVGLPDFVTQLRGGE, encoded by the coding sequence ATGACCGATACCCTTCCCACCGTCAGCCGCCGTGGCCTCATGCTGGTGATGTCGTCGCCGTCGGGCGCCGGCAAGACCACCATCTCCCGCGCCCTGCTGGAACGCGATCCCGCCATCGGCATGTCGGTGTCGGCCACCACCCGGGCGCCGCGCCCCGGCGAGGTGGACGGCAAGGACTACCACTTCGTCACGGTGGAGAAGTTCCACGAGATGGTGGAAAAGCGCGAGTTCCTGGAACACGCCCGGGTCTTCGACAATTTCTACGGCACGCCGCGCGGACCGGTGGACGAGATCCTGCGCTCGGGCCGTGACGTGCTGTTCGACATCGACTGGCAGGGCACCCAGCAGATGGCCCAGAACGCCCGGGCCGATCTGGTCTCGGTCTTCGTGCTGCCGCCCTCGGTGGAGGAACTGGAGCGCCGCCTCAGGGGCCGCGCCCAGGATTCCGACGAGGTGGTGAGAAAGCGCATGGCCAAGGCCGGCGACGAGATGAGCCACTGGCCGGAATACGACTACATCGTGGTCAATATCGATCTCGACAAGTCCATCGCCGCCGTCCAGGCCATCCTGGCCGCCGAGCGCCTGAAGCGCGAGCGTCAGGTGGGCCTGCCCGATTTCGTCACCCAGCTGCGCGGCGGGGAATAG